The following are encoded together in the Acidovorax sp. KKS102 genome:
- a CDS encoding methyl-accepting chemotaxis protein, with protein sequence MKLSLKLPLAFTVSLLLLFAAALFGISRLNQALDTYQTTVAQSFEHERMAAGMLNNFKVQVQEWKNVLLRGKDPAQLTRYWAAFEKREQTIKDEAQKLVAALPPGEGRERVLQFAQAHERMGTAYRKGLEAFKAADHDPQAGDKAVAGMDREPSQLLDQAGDLIAKASSAVAERAAATAQRATTISLVVMLVVCALGIAGAIAFSRTVVNPLDNAVRVSQAVASGDLTVARHVQGKDEIALLLNALHGMQKSLSQVVSNVRNNADSVAAASTEIALGNNDLSARTEQQASALEETSASMEELSSTVQANAENARTANQLAVSASTVAVQGGDVVAEVVTTMKGINDSSKKIADIISVIDGIAFQTNILALNAAVEAARAGEQGRGFAVVASEVRNLAQRSADAAKEIKTLIHASVERVELGTTLVDKAGATMNEVVSAIRRVTDIVGEISAASSEQSAGVAQVGEAVMQMDQATQQNAALVEQSAAAADSLKMQAQQLVQAVAVFRLADAQTSPSTASRMPTAGQRQPRLAAS encoded by the coding sequence ATGAAGCTCAGCCTCAAGCTCCCCCTGGCCTTCACCGTGTCGCTGCTCTTGCTGTTTGCAGCGGCCCTGTTTGGCATCAGCCGTCTGAACCAGGCGCTCGACACCTACCAGACCACGGTGGCCCAGAGCTTTGAGCATGAGCGCATGGCGGCGGGCATGCTCAACAACTTCAAGGTGCAGGTGCAGGAGTGGAAAAACGTGCTGCTGCGCGGCAAGGACCCGGCCCAGCTCACGCGCTATTGGGCCGCGTTTGAAAAGCGGGAACAGACCATCAAGGACGAGGCGCAAAAGCTCGTCGCCGCCCTGCCCCCGGGCGAGGGCCGCGAACGCGTGTTGCAGTTTGCCCAGGCCCACGAACGCATGGGCACCGCCTACCGCAAGGGGTTGGAAGCCTTCAAGGCCGCCGACCACGACCCACAGGCGGGCGACAAGGCCGTGGCGGGCATGGACCGCGAGCCCTCGCAACTGCTGGACCAGGCGGGCGACCTGATCGCAAAGGCCAGCAGCGCCGTGGCCGAACGTGCCGCCGCCACTGCGCAGCGCGCCACCACCATCAGCCTGGTGGTGATGCTGGTGGTGTGCGCGCTGGGCATAGCAGGCGCCATTGCCTTCAGCCGCACGGTGGTGAACCCGCTGGACAACGCGGTGCGCGTGTCGCAGGCCGTGGCCAGCGGCGACCTGACGGTGGCGCGCCATGTGCAGGGCAAGGACGAGATCGCCCTGCTGCTGAACGCGCTGCACGGCATGCAGAAAAGCCTGTCGCAGGTGGTGAGCAACGTACGCAACAACGCCGACAGCGTGGCCGCTGCCAGCACCGAGATCGCGCTGGGCAACAACGACCTGAGCGCCCGCACCGAGCAGCAGGCCAGTGCGCTGGAGGAAACATCGGCATCGATGGAAGAACTCAGCTCCACCGTGCAGGCCAATGCCGAAAACGCCCGCACCGCCAACCAGCTGGCCGTGAGCGCCAGCACCGTGGCCGTGCAAGGCGGCGACGTGGTGGCCGAGGTGGTGACCACCATGAAGGGCATCAACGACAGCAGCAAGAAGATCGCCGACATCATCTCGGTCATCGATGGCATCGCCTTTCAGACCAACATCCTCGCGCTGAACGCCGCCGTGGAGGCCGCCCGTGCAGGCGAACAGGGACGCGGCTTTGCGGTGGTGGCCAGCGAGGTGCGCAACCTCGCCCAGCGCAGCGCGGACGCCGCCAAGGAGATCAAGACCCTGATCCACGCCAGCGTGGAGCGTGTGGAGCTGGGTACCACGCTGGTGGACAAGGCCGGCGCGACGATGAACGAGGTGGTGAGCGCCATCCGCCGCGTGACCGACATCGTGGGCGAGATCAGCGCCGCCAGCAGCGAGCAAAGCGCGGGCGTGGCCCAGGTGGGCGAAGCGGTGATGCAGATGGACCAGGCCACGCAGCAAAACGCGGCGTTGGTCGAACAAAGCGCAGCAGCTGCCGACAGCCTGAAGATGCAGGCGCAGCAGCTGGTGCAGGCGGTGGCAGTGTTCCGGCTGGCAGATGCGCAGACGAGCCCGTCCACCGCCTCCCGCATGCCCACTGCGGGCCAACGCCAGCCCCGGTTGGCCGCAAGCTGA
- a CDS encoding LysR family transcriptional regulator: MSPDEFPGKPLSLAQACARLRFRHLQFLDILGRTRNLRLTAEQMHVTQPAATKILMDIEEILEARLFDRLSRGMRPNELGLFTLRYASAALDGQRKFVDEFNALKQGGHGHVTVGAITGSAAHVLVASVVEIQRLRPLLVIKILEQSSDQLIAWLAERKIDLMIGRFTTEDQRSQFHYEHLSAEPLHVVGGQHHPLRGATDLSLTELAHWPWILYPASTAVRKVSDDLFGGAGLALTAGVVETPSFLFALELMNTTHMMSLQPAALIQKYVDRGLLSRIPVELPDRMPSYGLITRLGEPPTPSAQAFIDVLRETAGVAPDVLGE; this comes from the coding sequence ATGAGTCCAGACGAATTTCCGGGTAAACCCTTGTCTTTGGCGCAGGCCTGCGCGCGGCTGCGCTTTCGGCATTTGCAGTTTCTGGACATCCTGGGCCGCACGCGCAATCTGCGGCTCACGGCCGAGCAGATGCACGTCACGCAGCCTGCGGCCACCAAGATCCTGATGGACATCGAGGAGATCCTGGAGGCGCGCCTGTTCGACCGCCTCTCGCGCGGCATGCGGCCCAACGAGCTGGGGCTCTTCACGCTGCGCTACGCCAGCGCCGCGCTCGATGGGCAGCGCAAGTTTGTCGACGAGTTCAACGCGCTCAAGCAGGGCGGCCACGGCCATGTGACGGTGGGCGCCATCACCGGGTCGGCTGCGCATGTGCTGGTGGCGTCGGTGGTCGAGATCCAGCGCCTGCGGCCCCTCTTGGTCATCAAGATCCTGGAGCAGAGCAGCGACCAGCTCATCGCCTGGTTGGCCGAACGCAAGATCGATCTGATGATTGGCCGCTTCACCACCGAGGACCAGCGCAGCCAGTTCCACTACGAGCACCTGTCGGCCGAGCCGCTGCATGTGGTGGGCGGACAGCACCACCCGCTGCGCGGCGCCACCGACCTGTCCCTGACCGAGCTGGCGCACTGGCCGTGGATTCTGTACCCCGCCTCCACGGCCGTGCGCAAGGTGTCGGACGACCTGTTTGGCGGCGCGGGCCTGGCGCTCACGGCGGGGGTGGTGGAGACGCCGTCCTTTTTGTTTGCGCTGGAGCTGATGAACACCACGCACATGATGTCGCTGCAGCCTGCCGCGCTGATCCAGAAATACGTGGACCGGGGCCTGCTCTCGCGCATCCCCGTTGAGCTGCCCGACCGCATGCCCAGCTATGGCCTCATCACCCGCCTGGGCGAGCCGCCCACGCCCTCGGCCCAGGCCTTTATCGACGTGCTGCGTGAAACGGCGGGGGTGGCGCCGGACGTTTTGGGCGAGTAA
- a CDS encoding acyl-CoA dehydrogenase, translating to MAHAAFQWDDPFLLSQQLTDDERAIRDAAAAYCQDKLAPRVLDAFRHEKMDVSIFREMGEVGLLGPTIPEQYGGPGLSYVAYGLIAREVERVDSGYRSMASVQSSLVMVPIYEFGSEAQRQKYLPKLASGEWIGCFGLTEPDHGSDPGSMATRAYKVDGGYKLKGSKMWITNSPVADVFVVWAKEVSEGGAVGPIRGFVLEKGMKGLTAPAIHGKVGLRASITGEIVMDDVFVPEENAFPEVQGLKGPFTCLNSARYGIAWGALGAAEFCWHTARQYTLDRKQFGRPLAANQLIQKKLADMQTEIAIGLQACLQFGRMKDAGTASVEGTSIIKRNSCGKALDIARLARDMMGGNGISDEFGVARHLVNLEVVNTYEGTHDVHALILGRAQTGIAAFAN from the coding sequence ATGGCCCACGCCGCTTTTCAATGGGATGATCCTTTCCTCCTGAGCCAGCAACTGACCGACGACGAGCGCGCCATCCGCGACGCCGCCGCAGCGTATTGCCAGGACAAGCTGGCACCCCGCGTGCTGGACGCCTTCCGCCACGAAAAGATGGACGTGAGCATCTTCCGCGAGATGGGCGAAGTGGGCCTCTTGGGCCCCACCATCCCCGAGCAGTACGGCGGCCCCGGCCTGTCGTATGTGGCCTACGGTCTGATCGCCCGCGAAGTGGAGCGTGTGGATTCGGGCTATCGCTCGATGGCCAGCGTGCAGTCGTCGCTGGTGATGGTGCCCATTTATGAATTCGGCAGCGAAGCCCAGCGCCAGAAGTACCTGCCCAAGCTGGCGAGCGGCGAGTGGATTGGCTGCTTTGGCCTGACCGAGCCCGACCACGGCTCCGACCCCGGCAGCATGGCCACGCGCGCCTACAAGGTCGATGGTGGCTACAAGCTCAAGGGCAGCAAGATGTGGATCACCAACAGCCCCGTGGCCGACGTGTTCGTGGTCTGGGCCAAGGAAGTGTCCGAAGGCGGCGCCGTGGGCCCCATCCGCGGCTTTGTGCTGGAAAAGGGCATGAAGGGCCTGACAGCCCCTGCCATCCACGGCAAGGTGGGCCTGCGTGCGTCGATTACCGGCGAGATCGTGATGGACGACGTGTTCGTGCCCGAAGAAAACGCCTTCCCTGAAGTGCAGGGCTTGAAGGGCCCCTTCACCTGCCTGAACAGCGCGCGCTACGGCATCGCCTGGGGTGCGCTGGGTGCCGCCGAGTTCTGCTGGCACACCGCCCGCCAGTACACGCTGGACCGCAAGCAGTTTGGCCGCCCCCTGGCTGCCAACCAGCTCATCCAGAAGAAGCTGGCCGACATGCAGACCGAGATCGCCATCGGCCTGCAGGCCTGCCTGCAGTTTGGCCGCATGAAGGACGCGGGCACGGCCAGCGTGGAAGGCACTTCCATCATCAAGCGCAACAGCTGCGGCAAGGCGCTGGACATTGCCCGCCTGGCCCGCGACATGATGGGCGGCAACGGCATCAGCGACGAGTTCGGCGTGGCCCGCCACCTGGTGAACCTGGAAGTGGTGAACACCTACGAAGGCACGCACGATGTGCACGCCCTCATCCTGGGCCGCGCCCAGACGGGCATCGCCGCGTTCGCCAACTGA
- a CDS encoding LysR family transcriptional regulator encodes MRRNIPSTQALACFEVAARHESYTRAAQELSLTQSAVSRQIQVLEEFLGVALFRRTRHGVVLTPAGAHYGRQVARWLQGLERDTLDVMAHQGEGGTLTLAAVPTFATRWLIPRLPQLAQAHPDIVVHIDTQTRPFLFADTTFDAALYAGTPEQVANWPGVQAQLLMHEDVVPVCSPRLLESAAPRGRGRAHQPVAAEALAELPLLQQSTRPYGWRQWFEAMAVDAPHALDGPRYELFSMLAVAATHGMGVALIPPLLIEAELASGELVVACNRPLRGERAYYLISPTQAQPPVLATFARWLQQMAETAGAPVAG; translated from the coding sequence ATGCGCCGCAACATTCCATCGACCCAGGCCCTAGCCTGTTTTGAAGTGGCCGCCCGCCACGAGAGCTACACCCGCGCCGCGCAGGAGCTGTCGCTCACCCAAAGCGCGGTGTCGCGCCAGATCCAGGTGCTGGAAGAGTTTTTGGGCGTGGCACTGTTTCGCCGCACGCGCCACGGCGTGGTGCTGACGCCTGCGGGCGCGCACTATGGCCGCCAGGTGGCGCGCTGGCTGCAGGGGCTGGAGCGCGACACGCTGGACGTGATGGCCCACCAGGGCGAGGGCGGCACCCTTACGCTGGCCGCGGTGCCCACCTTTGCCACGCGCTGGCTCATCCCGCGCCTGCCGCAGCTGGCGCAGGCGCATCCCGATATCGTGGTGCACATTGACACGCAGACGCGGCCTTTCTTGTTTGCCGACACGACGTTTGATGCCGCGCTGTACGCGGGCACGCCCGAGCAGGTCGCCAACTGGCCCGGCGTACAGGCCCAGCTGCTGATGCATGAAGACGTGGTGCCCGTGTGCAGCCCGCGCCTGCTCGAATCCGCCGCGCCGCGGGGCCGGGGCCGCGCCCACCAGCCCGTGGCCGCCGAGGCGCTGGCCGAGCTGCCGCTGCTGCAGCAAAGCACGCGCCCGTATGGGTGGCGCCAGTGGTTCGAGGCCATGGCAGTGGATGCGCCGCATGCGCTCGATGGCCCGCGCTACGAGCTGTTCTCCATGCTGGCCGTGGCCGCCACGCATGGCATGGGCGTGGCGCTGATCCCGCCGCTGCTCATCGAGGCAGAGCTTGCCAGCGGCGAGCTGGTGGTGGCCTGCAACCGCCCGCTGCGCGGCGAGCGGGCGTACTACCTCATCAGCCCCACGCA
- a CDS encoding 6,7-dimethyl-8-ribityllumazine synthase — protein sequence MNQSSATSSVSPLAPVAAHRGARVAIISASWHQDIVHQARDAALAEFDRHGLPPAQVALFDVPGAFEIPLLARKLARSGRYDAIVACALVVNGGIYRHEFVTTAVIDGLMRVQLDTEVPVMSAVLTPRDFHDHEDHVRFFREHFVKKGTEVAQACLQTMAYLRKLASPTLATVQQATPALAEA from the coding sequence ATGAATCAGTCTTCTGCTACTTCTTCCGTCTCTCCCCTGGCCCCCGTCGCCGCCCACCGTGGCGCCCGCGTGGCCATCATCAGTGCCAGCTGGCACCAGGACATCGTGCACCAGGCCCGCGACGCCGCCCTGGCCGAGTTCGACCGCCACGGCCTGCCGCCCGCGCAGGTGGCGCTGTTCGATGTGCCCGGTGCGTTCGAGATTCCGCTTTTGGCCCGCAAGCTCGCGCGCAGCGGGCGCTACGACGCCATCGTGGCCTGTGCGCTGGTGGTCAACGGCGGCATCTACCGCCACGAGTTTGTCACCACCGCCGTCATCGACGGCCTGATGCGCGTGCAGCTCGACACCGAGGTGCCCGTGATGTCGGCCGTGCTCACGCCGCGCGACTTCCACGACCACGAGGACCATGTGCGCTTCTTCCGCGAGCATTTCGTGAAGAAGGGCACTGAGGTGGCCCAGGCCTGCCTGCAGACCATGGCCTACCTGCGCAAGCTGGCCTCGCCCACGCTGGCGACTGTGCAGCAGGCAACCCCTGCGCTGGCTGAAGCCTGA
- a CDS encoding CaiB/BaiF CoA-transferase family protein, with protein MTTSSTAPGALAGIKVLDLSRVLAGPWCTQVLADLGADVVKVERPGVGDDTRQWGPPFLKDADGNDTNQASYYTACNRNKRSVTIDMASPEGQALIRQMALEADIVVENFKVGGLKQYGLDHESLRALNPRLIYCSVTGFGQDGPYAERAGYDLMVQAMTGLMSITGQADNQPGGGPMRVGVAVIDLFTGLYASNAILAALHVRDNAVNGTGQGQHIDMALLDVGMAVLANQASGFLATGKAPGRMGNSHPSLAPYQDFPTADGNMLLAIGNDGQFQRFCAAAEQPQWASDPRFATNTLRVQNRAALIPAMEAVTRTRTTADWITLLENKAVPCGPINTIAQAFDDAQVQARGLAVTLPRWKDGEAATDNVQQITGVASPLRLSATPPVLRNAPPALGQHTDEVLREMGLDAERIAALRASGVV; from the coding sequence ATGACCACCTCTTCTACCGCCCCAGGCGCCCTCGCAGGCATCAAGGTGCTCGACCTCTCCCGCGTGCTCGCGGGCCCCTGGTGCACGCAGGTGCTGGCCGACCTGGGCGCGGACGTGGTCAAGGTGGAGCGCCCCGGCGTGGGCGACGACACGCGCCAGTGGGGCCCGCCCTTCTTGAAGGACGCCGACGGCAACGACACGAACCAGGCCAGCTACTACACCGCCTGCAACCGCAACAAGCGCTCCGTCACCATCGACATGGCCTCGCCCGAGGGCCAGGCGCTCATCAGGCAAATGGCGCTGGAGGCGGACATCGTGGTGGAGAACTTCAAGGTCGGCGGCCTCAAGCAGTACGGCCTGGACCATGAAAGCCTGCGCGCACTCAACCCGCGCCTCATTTACTGCTCCGTCACCGGCTTTGGGCAAGACGGCCCGTATGCGGAACGCGCGGGCTACGACCTGATGGTGCAGGCCATGACGGGCCTGATGAGCATCACCGGCCAGGCCGACAACCAGCCCGGCGGTGGCCCCATGCGTGTGGGCGTGGCCGTCATCGACCTGTTCACCGGCCTCTACGCTAGCAACGCCATCCTGGCCGCGCTGCACGTGCGCGACAACGCGGTGAACGGCACGGGCCAGGGCCAGCACATCGACATGGCGCTGCTGGACGTAGGCATGGCCGTTCTGGCCAACCAGGCCTCGGGCTTTTTGGCCACCGGCAAAGCGCCCGGCCGTATGGGCAACAGCCACCCCAGCCTGGCGCCCTACCAAGATTTCCCCACCGCCGACGGCAACATGCTGCTGGCGATCGGCAACGACGGGCAGTTCCAGCGCTTTTGTGCAGCGGCCGAACAGCCCCAGTGGGCCAGCGACCCGCGCTTTGCCACCAACACGCTGCGCGTGCAAAACCGTGCCGCACTGATCCCCGCCATGGAGGCCGTGACCCGCACGCGCACCACGGCCGACTGGATCACGCTGCTGGAAAACAAGGCCGTGCCCTGCGGCCCCATCAACACCATCGCCCAGGCGTTTGACGACGCCCAGGTGCAGGCCCGTGGCCTGGCCGTGACGCTGCCGCGCTGGAAGGACGGCGAGGCCGCCACCGACAACGTGCAGCAGATCACCGGCGTGGCCAGCCCGCTGCGCCTGTCGGCCACCCCACCCGTGCTGCGCAATGCGCCACCGGCACTGGGCCAGCACACCGACGAGGTGCTGCGGGAGATGGGGCTGGATGCGGAGCGCATTGCTGCGCTGCGAGCCAGCGGGGTCGTGTAG
- a CDS encoding TRAP transporter substrate-binding protein yields MQFTSLAKSLALGATLLAALAAPVAAQVKEHTFKVGIGLSDDHPQAQAVRHFAERLQAKSGGKMNAKLFASGALGNDVSMTSALRGGTLEMTIPDSSTLMSLIKPFGVLNLPLTFNNEAEADAVLDGPFGQKLLAMLPDKGLIGLGFWENGFRHVTNSRRAINTADDLAGLKLRVIQSPLFLDTFNALGTNATPMPFTELYTAMEQKAVDGQENPPATILASKFYEVQKHLVLSRHMYSAWVLLISKKTWDGLSADEKKIVQEAAREATVFERKTIRAFSETALGELKKAGMQITELPAAEQAKLRTKLQPVLAKYGKEFGEETTSELMGELAKARGGK; encoded by the coding sequence ATGCAATTCACTTCCCTCGCCAAATCCTTGGCACTCGGCGCCACGCTGCTGGCGGCCCTCGCCGCACCCGTCGCCGCGCAAGTCAAGGAACACACCTTCAAGGTCGGCATCGGCCTGAGCGACGACCACCCGCAGGCCCAGGCCGTGCGGCACTTTGCCGAGCGCCTGCAGGCCAAAAGCGGCGGCAAGATGAATGCCAAGCTGTTTGCCAGCGGCGCTTTGGGCAACGACGTGAGCATGACGTCTGCCCTGCGCGGCGGCACGCTGGAGATGACGATCCCGGATTCGTCCACGCTGATGTCGCTGATCAAGCCCTTTGGCGTGCTGAACCTGCCGCTCACCTTCAACAACGAGGCAGAAGCCGACGCAGTGCTGGACGGCCCCTTCGGCCAGAAACTGCTGGCCATGCTGCCCGACAAGGGCCTGATCGGCCTGGGCTTCTGGGAGAACGGCTTTCGCCACGTGACCAACTCGCGCCGGGCCATCAACACGGCCGACGACCTGGCGGGCCTGAAACTGCGCGTGATCCAGAGCCCCTTGTTCCTCGACACCTTCAATGCCCTGGGCACCAACGCCACGCCCATGCCGTTCACCGAGCTGTACACCGCCATGGAGCAAAAGGCCGTGGACGGCCAGGAGAACCCGCCCGCCACCATCCTGGCCAGCAAGTTCTATGAGGTGCAAAAGCACCTGGTGCTGTCGCGCCACATGTACAGCGCCTGGGTGCTGCTCATCTCCAAGAAAACCTGGGACGGCCTCTCGGCCGACGAGAAGAAGATCGTGCAGGAGGCCGCGCGCGAGGCCACGGTGTTCGAGCGCAAGACCATCCGCGCCTTCAGCGAAACCGCACTGGGTGAGCTGAAGAAGGCCGGGATGCAGATCACCGAGCTGCCCGCCGCCGAACAGGCCAAGCTGCGCACCAAGCTGCAGCCCGTGCTGGCCAAGTACGGCAAGGAGTTTGGCGAAGAGACCACCAGCGAGCTGATGGGCGAACTGGCCAAGGCGCGGGGCGGCAAGTAA